In one window of Gemmatimonadaceae bacterium DNA:
- a CDS encoding hemolysin family protein, whose protein sequence is MSMAAWVVAAGGAALAAVTAAADGALAAPECRAVPGADDAHRALAMTRVLAYLALGAGVGRGVLRGLDAAPALSWLVVLALVAGVLVMDAAIRAAASTRGLATAARMRPVTALLSALLRPVVRVGTAIEAGFGRVMPASGDPEAEREASAGRLREVLEAEADVTVGEATLLNRAFALARTDVDEIMVPRVDIVGVEAGTPWSEVLDRVRSSEHARLPVYRETLDNVAGVLYAKDLLLWALEDGEPPGGWETLVRPATFIPSSKSIDRQLREFRKSGTHMAIVVDEFGGTAGLVTIEDVLEEIVGEIRDERDVEEPDIEREGADRFWVLGKVPLSDLSDALGASLEREDLTTVGGLVYDAFGRVPRAGDSTTIGEFKVVVERVRHRRIERVYFERRPHPSVAHEEAE, encoded by the coding sequence ATGAGCATGGCCGCCTGGGTCGTCGCGGCAGGCGGGGCCGCGCTCGCCGCCGTCACGGCGGCCGCCGACGGCGCGCTGGCGGCGCCCGAGTGCCGAGCCGTTCCGGGCGCTGACGACGCGCACCGTGCGCTCGCTATGACGCGGGTGCTGGCCTATCTGGCCCTCGGCGCCGGCGTGGGACGCGGCGTGCTGCGCGGGCTCGATGCGGCGCCCGCGCTGAGTTGGTTGGTCGTGCTCGCGCTCGTCGCCGGCGTGCTCGTGATGGATGCCGCCATCCGTGCGGCCGCCTCGACCAGGGGGCTCGCCACGGCGGCGCGCATGCGCCCGGTAACCGCGCTCTTGTCGGCACTGCTGCGCCCGGTGGTGCGCGTGGGCACGGCCATCGAGGCGGGGTTCGGCCGCGTGATGCCGGCGTCGGGCGATCCCGAGGCGGAGCGCGAAGCATCGGCGGGGCGCCTGCGCGAAGTGCTCGAGGCCGAGGCCGACGTCACGGTGGGTGAGGCCACGCTGCTCAACCGCGCCTTCGCGCTCGCCCGCACCGACGTGGACGAGATCATGGTGCCGCGCGTGGACATCGTGGGTGTGGAGGCCGGCACCCCGTGGTCGGAGGTGCTGGACCGCGTGCGCAGCTCAGAGCACGCGCGGCTTCCGGTGTACCGTGAGACGCTGGACAACGTGGCGGGTGTCCTGTACGCGAAGGACCTCCTGCTCTGGGCGCTCGAAGACGGTGAGCCGCCGGGTGGATGGGAAACGCTGGTCCGCCCCGCCACCTTCATTCCCAGCTCCAAATCGATCGACCGGCAACTGCGCGAATTTCGCAAGAGTGGCACGCACATGGCGATCGTCGTCGACGAATTCGGCGGCACGGCGGGGCTGGTGACCATCGAGGACGTACTCGAAGAGATCGTGGGCGAGATCCGCGACGAACGCGATGTCGAGGAGCCCGACATCGAGCGCGAGGGGGCCGACCGGTTCTGGGTGTTGGGCAAGGTGCCGTTGAGCGATCTGTCCGACGCGCTCGGCGCGTCGCTCGAGCGCGAGGACCTGACGACGGTCGGCGGGCTGGTGTACGACGCGTTCGGGCGCGTGCCGCGCGCGGGAGATTCCACCACGATCGGCGAGTTCAAGGTCGTCGTCGAGCGGGTGCGGCACCGGCGCATCGAGCGTGTGTACTTCGAGCGCCGACCGCACCCGTCGGTGGCGCACGAGGAGGCCGAGTGA
- the ybeY gene encoding rRNA maturation RNase YbeY encodes MNTVVDVAVESGRLAISRSLAANAVRAVLRSARVRRAVVSVTFVNDRTIARLNRRHLGRRGATDVIAFGFAQAGTDGAVMGDVYIGVDAARRSARTRAIPVREELVRLVVHGTLHVLGFDHPEDESRVTSDMWRRQERLVKRVLRAGRA; translated from the coding sequence GTGAACACGGTAGTCGACGTCGCCGTGGAATCGGGTCGCCTCGCGATCTCGCGGTCGCTGGCCGCGAACGCCGTGCGTGCCGTGCTGCGCTCGGCGCGCGTGCGCCGTGCCGTCGTGTCGGTGACGTTCGTGAACGACCGGACGATCGCCCGCCTCAACCGGCGGCACCTGGGCCGCCGTGGGGCCACCGACGTCATCGCGTTCGGCTTTGCACAGGCAGGCACGGACGGCGCCGTCATGGGCGACGTCTACATCGGGGTGGACGCGGCCCGGCGGTCGGCCAGGACGCGGGCCATTCCCGTGCGCGAGGAGTTGGTGCGGTTGGTCGTGCACGGTACGCTGCACGTGCTCGGGTTCGACCACCCCGAGGACGAGTCGCGCGTCACCTCCGATATGTGGCGGCGCCAGGAACGGCTCGTGAAACGCGTGCTCCGAGCTGGCCGCGCATGA